A genome region from Cucumis sativus cultivar 9930 chromosome 4, Cucumber_9930_V3, whole genome shotgun sequence includes the following:
- the LOC101205539 gene encoding phosphatidylinositol transfer protein 3, producing MATHHSTPLQPNGKSMENSEWTTEEEEEEEDDFKECVEESNGSLTPVINDTLDWNDVEKQKVAIMRAFVEKEDSSAKDVDDFMIRRFLRARDLDIEKASAMFLKYLSWRRSAIPNGFISPSEISTNLSHNKLFMQGVDKKGRPIIVGYGNRHKQGNIEEFIRYVIFVLEQISSRMPSGQEKFVCIGDLQGWGYSNSDIRGYRASLQILQDCYPERLGKLYIVHVPYIFMTAWKMVYPFIDKKTKKKICFVEDKKLRSTLLNDIDESQLPDVYGGKLSLVPIQDC from the exons ATGGCGACTCACCATTCGACTCCTCTACAGCCCAACGGAAAGTCAATGGAAAACTCAGAGTGGACGacggaggaggaggaggaggaagaagatgacTTCAAGGAGTGTGTTGAAGAATCGAATGGTTCTTTAACGCCTGTGATCAATGATACCTTGGATTGGAATGATGTTGAGAAACAGAAGGTTGCGATCATGAGAGCTTTTGTTGAAAAGGAAGACTCCTCTGCTAAG GATGTAGATGACTTCATGATCCGAAGGTTTTTACGAGCTCGTGATTTAGACATAGAGAAGGCTTCTGCCATGTTTCTGAAGTATTTGAGCTGGAGAAGATCTGCTATTCCTAACGGATTTATATCACCGTCAGAGATATCAACCAATCTTTCTCACAACAAGCTGTTTATGCAAGGTGTTGATAAGAAGGGACGTCCAATTATAGTTGGCTATGGTAACAGGCATAAACAGGGAAACATAGAAGAGTTTATTC GTTATGTAATCTTTGTTCTAGAGCAAATAAGTTCCAG GATGCCAAGTGGGCAGGAAAAGTTTGTGTGTATTGGTGACCTTCAAGGATGGGGATACTCTAACAGTGATATTCGTGGATATCGAGCATCTCTACAAATCTTGCAG GATTGCTACCCTGAGAGGCTGGGCAAGTTGTATATTGTACATGTTCCTTACATATTCATGACAGCATGGAAGATGGTTTACCCTTTTATTGACAAGAAAACCAAGAAGAAG ATATGCTTTGTGGAGGACAAAAAGCTGAGATCCACACTACTTAATGACATTGATGAGAGCCAACTGCCTGATGTATATGGAGGCAAGCTTTCACTAGTTCCAATCCAAGACTGCTAA